One Streptomyces dangxiongensis genomic window, CTTGGCGAAGTCACGGAGACCCTTCGCCGACTCCACCGGGTCACCGGTGACGAAGGCGACTGCCGTCGGACCGTTGAACAGGTCGTCCAGCGTGGTGATCCCGGCCTCGTTGGCCGCAATCTTGGTCAGCGTGTTCTTCACCACGGCGTACTGGGCGTTCTCACCGAGCGACCGGCGCAGGTTCTTGAGCTGCGCCACGGTGAGACCGCGGTACTCGGTAAGCACGGCAGCGCTGGAGTTGCGGAACTGCTCCGTCAACTCGGCCACTGCGGCAGCCTTGTCGGGCCTCGCCATAGAGCCTCGGCCTCCTTCCGGGTGATTCTGACCGCGCGGACCCGAAGGAGGACTGGGAAAACGAAACGCCCCGGCGCAGGCGCACGGGGCGGACTCGACCGGACGCACACACCTTGGCGTGTGGTCCAGGAGTACTTCCACGGTCACCTGCGCGGGTCGTCCACTTGTCAGCGGATCCTTCGGCCACCGCATCCTCATTCGAGGGCACGGCAACGACCAGCGGTCTTTGGCTTCTTCAAGAGAGTACGGGACCGGGACGCCGTCGAGCAAATCGGCCCGTTCGAGGCCGGGCAGGGCCTCCGCCCGGAGGCCTGCGTGGCGGGCACCTGCCGGTGCGCCGCGCGGCCCGGTACCGGTGTGGCCTGCGGCTTTCTACCGGTGCGGCGGCCTGTGGCTCGCGGCCGGTGCGGCGCGCGGCCGGGTGCCGGTGCGGCCCCGGTGCAGACCCGGCCGCGGGGCCGGGTCTGTCACCGCGGCGTCGGTCAGGAGACGGTGCCGGTGCCGGTGCCGCCCGTCGCGGTGCCGGACTTCAGGAGGTCGGCGAAGTCCTTGGTGTCGCTCGCCGGGGGCGCTTCGGCGGTGACCTTCACGCCGTAGTCGCTGAAGAAGCTGGTGTTCGTCATGGCACCGTTGGCCGTGTCGGCCTTCTCGGTCTTCTTGACGAGCAGGTTGTCGTCGTTGATCCACAGGTCGACGGTCTCGGTGGTGACGCCCGCCTGGGTGAGCTGCTTCTTCAGGGCCGCGAGCTGCTCGGCGCTGAGGTCGCTGGTCTTGCCGGCGAGGTCGGCGACGTTCACCTTGCCCGAGTAGTGCGTGGTGTGGGCGCCGGCGACCGTCTCCTCGCCGACCTTCTTGACGTCGCCGGAGGCCAGCAGCATCTTCACGGACTGGTTCGGCGTCGCGTTCTGGATCTGGTCCTTCATGTACGAACCGGAGGCGCCGCCGAGCTTGGCGAGGTCGTCGTACGAGTACTTGAGCCAGTGCTTGCCGCCCGTGTGCCGGGCGTACGCGTCGCTCATGTGCGCGTAGTAGGCGTCCGGCAGGTACCGGGCCTCCATCGACGAGGTGCCGGCCTTCTTCATCATCTCGGCCATCTGGCCGCCGGTGTACGTGATGGTGAGGTTGCCCTTGAGGCCGCCGGACCAGGTCAACGCGCCGTTCGCGGTCATGGCCATGACCTTGCCGACGGACGTGCTGGAGCGCACCTTGGCCGAATCGGCCTTGTCGGTGGACTGCTCGGCAGAGCGCAGGGCGGCTATGGGGCTGACGTGCGTCACGCCCTTGCCGGCCGCGTCGCTGCCGTCCTTGCCCGAGTCGGAGGAGCCGCAGGCGGCCACCCCGGTCAGTGCGGCCACCACCGCGATGGAAAGGGTCATCCGGCGCACGGTCGTGCTGTTCATCTCGTCCCGCCCCTGTTGGAGTCCTGTGCCTGCACCGTAACCCAGGCCACTGACAGTCGTGCGAAAGGTCGCACAAAGAAAGGACGGACCCCGCACCTGGAAGGTTGCAGGGCCCGCCCTTTTCTTACGCGTACCTGACGCGGCTACCGGGCTGAGCGGAGGGCTCAGACGGCGGCCGGGTCCTCCTCGACGAGGAGGTTGCGGGTGCGGTTCGGGTCGACCGGGACGCCGGGGCCGATCGTGCTGCTGATCGCAGCCTTCCTGATGTAGCGGCCCTTGGCGGCGGACGGCTTCAGACGGAGGATCTCCTCCAGCGCGGCGCCGTAGTTCTCCACCAGCTTGGTGTCGTCGAACGACGTCTTGCCGATGATGAAGTGCAGGTTCGAGTGCTTGTCGACGCGGAACTCGATCTTGCCGCCCTTGATCTCGGTCACGGCCTTGGCGGTGTCCGGGGTCACGGTGCCGGTCTTCGGGTTCGGCATCAGACCACGCGGGCCGAGGACGCGGCCGAGGCGACCGACCTTGCCCATGAGGTCCGGGGTGGCGACGACGGCGTCGAA contains:
- a CDS encoding LolA-like protein, whose amino-acid sequence is MNSTTVRRMTLSIAVVAALTGVAACGSSDSGKDGSDAAGKGVTHVSPIAALRSAEQSTDKADSAKVRSSTSVGKVMAMTANGALTWSGGLKGNLTITYTGGQMAEMMKKAGTSSMEARYLPDAYYAHMSDAYARHTGGKHWLKYSYDDLAKLGGASGSYMKDQIQNATPNQSVKMLLASGDVKKVGEETVAGAHTTHYSGKVNVADLAGKTSDLSAEQLAALKKQLTQAGVTTETVDLWINDDNLLVKKTEKADTANGAMTNTSFFSDYGVKVTAEAPPASDTKDFADLLKSGTATGGTGTGTVS
- the rplJ gene encoding 50S ribosomal protein L10, whose protein sequence is MARPDKAAAVAELTEQFRNSSAAVLTEYRGLTVAQLKNLRRSLGENAQYAVVKNTLTKIAANEAGITTLDDLFNGPTAVAFVTGDPVESAKGLRDFAKDNPNLVIKGGVLDGKALSPDEIKKLADLESREVLLSKLAGAFKGKQSQAASVFQALPSKLVRTVDALRAKQAEQGGAE
- the rplA gene encoding 50S ribosomal protein L1; amino-acid sequence: MSKRSKALRAADAKIDREKLYAPLEAVRLAKETSTSKFDGTVEVAFRLGVDPRKADQMVRGTVNLPHGTGKTARVLVFATGDRAEAARAAGADIVGADELIDEVAKGRLDFDAVVATPDLMGKVGRLGRVLGPRGLMPNPKTGTVTPDTAKAVTEIKGGKIEFRVDKHSNLHFIIGKTSFDDTKLVENYGAALEEILRLKPSAAKGRYIRKAAISSTIGPGVPVDPNRTRNLLVEEDPAAV